In Scophthalmus maximus strain ysfricsl-2021 chromosome 5, ASM2237912v1, whole genome shotgun sequence, a single window of DNA contains:
- the miga1 gene encoding mitoguardin 1, whose protein sequence is MTHETLACPQLSVKAAALRMVNLPLSVYGSLAQVSVSTGTKKLVAAAAFGAVSLLFLARHFQRRKGRKKAHSPQWEQAGFEFFSPDAAENDNTSQNITLSLNSKNGYSSGLVLTTGDHRKLSGSLLSLASVKSVNSSSSSTCANESDCWDRVGDADLCGVVNLPVTTPENLYLMGMDLFEEALGRWEEALTFRSRQAEDDDASCASANTGSGDAIAEQSMEDVISTEFVHRLKSLLQRAYHLQEEFEGVLDVSEPEAHGNSQDKMADILAREELDDVCLRDSISIASTDSFVSAAELSEQRELRSALALGHHPFYEEALQMAEDGKISCRVLRTEMLECLGDVDFLAKLHCVRQACQLILCERTTRTFLADTGKKILSSIIVKAQKSPKTFEEVFEEMICFLEHTEHWENTEVELATRGVKHLNFYDIVLDFILMDSFEDLENPPVSIQNVINNRWLNSSFKETAVASSCWSVLKQKRQHMKVPDGFIAHFYAVCDQISPVLAWGFLGPKSSLHDLCCFFKDQVLFFLKDIFDLDKVRYSSVESLAEDMLRLLHRRSELLLAYLGAGDSLRHPSGCSSPQVRLVPSALLEAGVQ, encoded by the exons ATGACACACGAGACCCTCGCGTGCCCGCAGCTGTCCGTCAAGGCCGCTGCGCTGCGCATGGTCAACCTGCCGCTGTCCGTCTACGGCTCCCTGGCTCAG GTGAGCGTCAGCACAGGCACCAAGAAGCTGGTGGCCGCCGCCGCTTTCGGCGCCgtctcgctcctcttcctcgctcgCCACTTCCAGAGGAGGAAGGGCAGAAAGAAGGCTCACTCGCCTCAGTGGGAGCAGGCTGGTTTCGAGTTCTTCTCCCCTGACGCAGCGGAGAACG ATAACACCAGTCAGAACATCACCCTCTCCCTCAACTCCAAGAATGGCTACTCCTCCGGCCTGGTGCTCACCACGGGAGACCACAGGAAGCTCTCCGGCTCGCTGCTGAGCTTGGCCTCG GTGAAAAGCGTGAACTCGTCGAGCAGCAGCACCTGCGCAAATGAATCCGACTGCTGGGACAGAGTGGGCGACGCCGACCTCTGTGGTGTGGTCAACTTACCAGTCACCACTCCGGAAAACCTGTACCTCATGg GTATGGATTTGTTCGAAGAGGCTCTGGGACGGTGGGAAGAGGCGCTGACGTTCCGGAGCAGGCAGGCGGAGGACGACGACGCGAGTTGTGCCTCCGCCAACACAGGATCTGGAGACGCCATCGCCGAGCAGAGCATGGAG GACGTCATCAGCACCGAGTTCGTCCACCGGCTGAAGTCCCTGCTGCAGAGGGCCTACCACCTCCAGGAGGAGTTCGAGGGAGTGCTGGACGTGTCGGAGCCCGAGGCCCACGGCAACAGCCAGG ATAAAATGGCGGACATCTTGGCCCGGGAGGAGCTGGACGACGTCTGTCTGAGAGACAGCATCAGCATCGCCTCCACCGACTCATTCGTTTCTGCTGCGGAG CTGTCGGAGCAGCGAGAGCTGAGGAGCGCCCTCGCTCTGGGCCACCACCCGTTCTACGAGGAGGCGCTGCAGATGGCCGAGGACGGCAAGATCTCCTGCAGGGTGCTGCG GACGGAAATGCTGGAATGTCTCGGGGACGTGGATTTCCTGGCTAAGTTGCACTGTGTGCGGCAGGCGTGTCAG CTCATTCTGTGTGAGAGGACGACCCGGACGTTTCTGGCCGACACAGGGAAGAAAATATTGTCGTCGATCATCGTCAAAGCACAGAAG AGCCCAAAGACATTCGAGGAGGTATTTGAGGAGATGATTTGCTTCCTGGAGCACACGGAACACTGGGAGAACACGGAGGTGGAGCTGGCCACGCGAGGA GTGAAGCACCTGAACTTCTACGACATCGTGCTGGACTTCATCCTGATGGATTCCTTCGAGGACCTGGAGAATCCACCGGTCTCCATCCAGAACGTGATCAACAACCGCTGGCTCAACAGCTCCTTCAAGGAGACC GCGGTGGCATCGAGCTGTTGGTCGGTGCTGAAGCAGAAGAGACAACACATGAAG GTGCCCGACGGCTTCATCGCTCATTTCTACGCCGTGTGCGATCAGATCAGCCCCGTCCTGGCCTGGGGCTTCCTGGGACCCAAGAGCTCCCTGCACGacctctgctgcttcttcaaG GACCAGGTGCTGTTCTTCCTGAAGGACATCTTCGACCTGGACAAAGTGCGTTACTCCTCGGTGGAGAGTCTGGCGGAGGACATGCTCCGCCTGCTGCACCGCCGCTCCGAGTTACTGCTGGCCTACCTGGGCGCCGGCGACTCGCTGCGCCACCCGAGCGGCTGCAGTTCCCCGCAGGTACGGCTGGTGCCCAGCGCCCTGCTGGAGGCGGGAGTCCAGTGa
- the usp33 gene encoding ubiquitin carboxyl-terminal hydrolase 33 isoform X1 produces MPLVSSCDCPHLDCVGEITKEELIQKSHGQCQDCKVGGPNLWACLENGCAYVGCGESHTDHSTVHSQETRHNLTVNLTTLRVWCYACGKEVFLERKLGPHSPHANSKPLPSPQSAGQDGSRAPGSPTSLRVPPNGGSEDLDMETEEEDDVRARGLTGLKNIGNTCYMNAALQALSNCPPLTQFFLECGGLVRTDKKPALCKSYQKLVSDLWHKNRPSYVVPTNLFQGIKSINPMFRGYSQQDSQEFLRCLMDQLHEELKESLPEPYDQSSGVTVDDGPEEDNRSQSDNDFQSCESCGSSERADNEAQVGNVRVDDTNEAEMLIPEQDEIQTNREWQKEKNMINDLYRAGVHGVMGGSSGGDVDKDVDTTTENTPIISSQGAIKVQGRTSDSFPDIQMSSTTRQQSPVPMEGHISKISSSPPKAASGWPSLNPAHKKAVTTFSPPKNKRQKKYRSVISDVFDGTIVSSVQCLTCDRVSVTLENFQDISLPIPGKEDLAKLHSSTHQTSMVKAGSCGEAYAPQGWIAFVMEYIKSWFWGPVVTLQDCLAAFFARDELKGDNMYSCEKCKKLRNGVKFCKMQSMPEILCIHLKRFRHELMFSTKIGTHVSFPLEGLDLQPFLAKDSSAQTTNYDLLSVICHHGTASSGHYIAYCRNDANNLWYEFDDQSVTEVSESCVQNAEAYVLFYKKSNEEALKERRRVSGLFSMMEPSLLQFYISRQWLNKFKTFAEPGPISNDDFLCSHGGVPPNKATFIDDLVIMLPQNVWDHLYSRYGGGPAVNHLYVCHTCQVEIEKLEKRRKSELDMFVRLNKAFQEEESPVVIYCISMQWFREWEGFVKGKDNDPPGAIDNSKITVNKNGHLTLKQGADSGQISEETWNFLHSIYGGGPLVTVRPNVTHQEAESSQSEEKIEMETRSV; encoded by the exons ATGCCACTGGTGTCCAGCTGTGACTGCCCCCACCTGGACTGTGTGGGGGAAATCACCAAGGAGGAACTCATCCAGAAATCCCAT GGCCAGTGCCAAGACTGTAAAGTTGGAGGACCAAATTTGTGGGCGTGTTTGGAG aACGGCTGCGCATATGTTGGATGTGGAGAATCTCACACCGACCACAGCACTGTCCACTCGCAG GAGACGCGGCACAACCTGACGGTGAACCTGACCACGCTTCGAGTGTGGTGCTACGCCTGCGGCAAGGAGGTTTTCCTGGAGCGCAAACTCGGCCCGCACTCGCCCCATGCCAACAGCAAGCCCCTCCCCTCGCCGCAGAGCGCCGGGCAG GATGGCAGCAGGGCCCCCGGGAGCCCCACCTCTCTGAGAGTGCCCCCTAATGGAGGCAGTGAAGACCTGGACATGGAGaccgaggaagaggacgacgtGCGGGCCAGAG GCCTGACCGGGCTGAAGAACATAGGCAACACCTGCTACATGAACGCTGCCCTCCAGGCTCTGTCCAACTG ccCGCCGTTGACACAGTTCTTTCTTGAATGCGGTGGCCTGGTGAGGACTGACAAGAAGCCTGCACTCTGCAAAAGCTACCAGAAGCTTGTTTCAGACCTGTGGCACAAGAACAG GCCCTCCTACGTCGTCCCAACCAACTTGTTCCAGGGGATAAAATCCATAAACCCCATGTTCAGAGGATATTCTCAGCAG GACTCCCAGGAGTTTTTGCGCTGCTTGATGGATCAACTCCACGAGGAGCTGAAGGAGTCGCTGCCCGAGCCTTACGACCAGTCCAGCGGCGTCACGGTGGACGACGGCCCCGAGGAGGACAACCGCAGTCAGTCGGACAACGACTTCCAGTCGTGCGAGTCCTGTGGCAGCAGCGAGCGAGCTGACAACGAGGCGCAGGTCGGGAACGTGCGCGTGGACGACACCAACGAGGCCGAGATGCTGATTCCCGAGCAGGACGAGATACAGACCAACAGGGAgtggcagaaggagaagaacatGATCAATGATCTTTATCGTGCCGGAGTTCACGGTGTTATGGGCGGGAGCTCCGGAGGGGACGTGGACAAAGACGTTGACACCACCACTGAGAACACACCCATCATCAGCAGCCAGGGGGCCATCAAGGTTCAGGGCAGAACATCAG ATTCGTTCCCCGATATCCAGATGTCTAGCACCACAAGGCAGCAGAGCCCAGTCCCAATGGAGGGACACATTTCCAAAATCTCCAGCAGCCCCCCCAAAGCTGCCTCCGGCTGGCCCAGCCTGAACCCTGCACACAAGAAAG CAGTGACCACATTCTCCCCACCAAAGAACAAGCGTCAGAAGAAATACCGCAGTGTCATCTCGGATGTGTTCGATGGGACCATTGTCAGCTCAGTTCAGTGCCTCACCTGCGATCGA GTGTCCGTGACCCTGGAGAACTTCCAGGATATCTCGTTGCCCATTCCAGGGAAGGAAGACCTGGCCAAGCTCCACTCCTCCACCCACCAGACCTCCATGGTAAAAGCAGGCTCCTGCGGGGAAGCTTATGCACCACAGGGCTGGATCGCTTTCGTCATGGAATATAtcaagag ttggTTCTGGGGTCCGGTGGTCACGCTACAAGATTGTCTTGCAGCTTTCTTTGCCAGAGATGAACTCAagg gaGACAACATGTACAGCTGTGAAAAATGCAAGAA ATTACGAAACGGAGTCAAGTTTTGTAAAATGCAAAGTATGCCAGAG ATCCTGTGTATCCACTTGAAGCGCTTCAGACACGAGCTGATGTTCTCCACCAAGATAGGCACCCACGTCTCCTTCCCGCTCGAGGGCCTGGATCTGCAGCCCTTCCTGGCCAAAGACAGTTCTGCACAGACCACCAACTACGACCTGCTGTCAGTCATCTGTCACCACGGCACTGCCAGCA GTGGCCACTACATAGCCTACTGCAGGAACGATGCCAACAATCTGTGGTATGAATTCGATGACCAAAGTGTGACCGAGGTGTCAGAATCCTGCGTCCAGAATGCTGAAGCTTATGTGCTCTTCTATAA AAAGAGCAACGAGGAAGCGCTGAAGGAACGTAGGAGGGTGTCGGGTTTATTCAGCATGATGGAGCCCAGCCTTCTGCAGTTCTACATCTCCCGCCAGTGGCTTAACAAGTTCAAGACCTTCGCTGAGCCGGGGCCCATTTCCAATGACGACTTCCTGTGTTCGCATGGAG GTGTGCCACCCAACAAAGCAACGTTCATCGATGACCTGGTGATAATGCTGCCACAGAACGTGTGGGATCACCTTTATAGCAG GTATGGAGGGGGACCAGCCGTCAACCACCTGTACGTTTGCCACACGTGCCAGGTCGAGATAGAAAAACTGGAGAAACGGCGGAAGTCGGAGCTGGACATGTTCGTCCGG TTGAACAAGGCGTTCCAGGAGGAGGAGTCTCCGGTGGTCATATACTGCATCAGCATGCAGTGGTTCCGGGAGTGGGAGGGCTTTGTCAAAGGAAAAGACAACG ATCCCCCAGGAGCCATTGATAATTCCAAGATAACAGTAAACAAGAACGGCCATTTAACACTCAAACAAg GAGCTGACTCGGGGCAGATCTCCGAAGAGACGTGGAACTTCCTCCACTCCATCTACGGAGGCGGTCCGCTGGTGACGGTGCGGCCAAACGTCACCCACCAGGAAGCCGAGTCGTCACAGTCCGAGGAAAAGATCGAGATGGAGACGCGCTCTGTTTAA
- the usp33 gene encoding ubiquitin carboxyl-terminal hydrolase 33 isoform X2 → MPLVSSCDCPHLDCVGEITKEELIQKSHGQCQDCKVGGPNLWACLENGCAYVGCGESHTDHSTVHSQETRHNLTVNLTTLRVWCYACGKEVFLERKLGPHSPHANSKPLPSPQSAGQDGSRAPGSPTSLRVPPNGGSEDLDMETEEEDDVRARGLTGLKNIGNTCYMNAALQALSNCPPLTQFFLECGGLVRTDKKPALCKSYQKLVSDLWHKNRPSYVVPTNLFQGIKSINPMFRGYSQQDSQEFLRCLMDQLHEELKESLPEPYDQSSGVTVDDGPEEDNRSQSDNDFQSCESCGSSERADNEAQVGNVRVDDTNEAEMLIPEQDEIQTNREWQKEKNMINDLYRAGVHGVMGGSSGGDVDKDVDTTTENTPIISSQGAIKVQGRTSDSFPDIQMSSTTRQQSPVPMEGHISKISSSPPKAASGWPSLNPAHKKVTTFSPPKNKRQKKYRSVISDVFDGTIVSSVQCLTCDRVSVTLENFQDISLPIPGKEDLAKLHSSTHQTSMVKAGSCGEAYAPQGWIAFVMEYIKSWFWGPVVTLQDCLAAFFARDELKGDNMYSCEKCKKLRNGVKFCKMQSMPEILCIHLKRFRHELMFSTKIGTHVSFPLEGLDLQPFLAKDSSAQTTNYDLLSVICHHGTASSGHYIAYCRNDANNLWYEFDDQSVTEVSESCVQNAEAYVLFYKKSNEEALKERRRVSGLFSMMEPSLLQFYISRQWLNKFKTFAEPGPISNDDFLCSHGGVPPNKATFIDDLVIMLPQNVWDHLYSRYGGGPAVNHLYVCHTCQVEIEKLEKRRKSELDMFVRLNKAFQEEESPVVIYCISMQWFREWEGFVKGKDNDPPGAIDNSKITVNKNGHLTLKQGADSGQISEETWNFLHSIYGGGPLVTVRPNVTHQEAESSQSEEKIEMETRSV, encoded by the exons ATGCCACTGGTGTCCAGCTGTGACTGCCCCCACCTGGACTGTGTGGGGGAAATCACCAAGGAGGAACTCATCCAGAAATCCCAT GGCCAGTGCCAAGACTGTAAAGTTGGAGGACCAAATTTGTGGGCGTGTTTGGAG aACGGCTGCGCATATGTTGGATGTGGAGAATCTCACACCGACCACAGCACTGTCCACTCGCAG GAGACGCGGCACAACCTGACGGTGAACCTGACCACGCTTCGAGTGTGGTGCTACGCCTGCGGCAAGGAGGTTTTCCTGGAGCGCAAACTCGGCCCGCACTCGCCCCATGCCAACAGCAAGCCCCTCCCCTCGCCGCAGAGCGCCGGGCAG GATGGCAGCAGGGCCCCCGGGAGCCCCACCTCTCTGAGAGTGCCCCCTAATGGAGGCAGTGAAGACCTGGACATGGAGaccgaggaagaggacgacgtGCGGGCCAGAG GCCTGACCGGGCTGAAGAACATAGGCAACACCTGCTACATGAACGCTGCCCTCCAGGCTCTGTCCAACTG ccCGCCGTTGACACAGTTCTTTCTTGAATGCGGTGGCCTGGTGAGGACTGACAAGAAGCCTGCACTCTGCAAAAGCTACCAGAAGCTTGTTTCAGACCTGTGGCACAAGAACAG GCCCTCCTACGTCGTCCCAACCAACTTGTTCCAGGGGATAAAATCCATAAACCCCATGTTCAGAGGATATTCTCAGCAG GACTCCCAGGAGTTTTTGCGCTGCTTGATGGATCAACTCCACGAGGAGCTGAAGGAGTCGCTGCCCGAGCCTTACGACCAGTCCAGCGGCGTCACGGTGGACGACGGCCCCGAGGAGGACAACCGCAGTCAGTCGGACAACGACTTCCAGTCGTGCGAGTCCTGTGGCAGCAGCGAGCGAGCTGACAACGAGGCGCAGGTCGGGAACGTGCGCGTGGACGACACCAACGAGGCCGAGATGCTGATTCCCGAGCAGGACGAGATACAGACCAACAGGGAgtggcagaaggagaagaacatGATCAATGATCTTTATCGTGCCGGAGTTCACGGTGTTATGGGCGGGAGCTCCGGAGGGGACGTGGACAAAGACGTTGACACCACCACTGAGAACACACCCATCATCAGCAGCCAGGGGGCCATCAAGGTTCAGGGCAGAACATCAG ATTCGTTCCCCGATATCCAGATGTCTAGCACCACAAGGCAGCAGAGCCCAGTCCCAATGGAGGGACACATTTCCAAAATCTCCAGCAGCCCCCCCAAAGCTGCCTCCGGCTGGCCCAGCCTGAACCCTGCACACAAGAAAG TGACCACATTCTCCCCACCAAAGAACAAGCGTCAGAAGAAATACCGCAGTGTCATCTCGGATGTGTTCGATGGGACCATTGTCAGCTCAGTTCAGTGCCTCACCTGCGATCGA GTGTCCGTGACCCTGGAGAACTTCCAGGATATCTCGTTGCCCATTCCAGGGAAGGAAGACCTGGCCAAGCTCCACTCCTCCACCCACCAGACCTCCATGGTAAAAGCAGGCTCCTGCGGGGAAGCTTATGCACCACAGGGCTGGATCGCTTTCGTCATGGAATATAtcaagag ttggTTCTGGGGTCCGGTGGTCACGCTACAAGATTGTCTTGCAGCTTTCTTTGCCAGAGATGAACTCAagg gaGACAACATGTACAGCTGTGAAAAATGCAAGAA ATTACGAAACGGAGTCAAGTTTTGTAAAATGCAAAGTATGCCAGAG ATCCTGTGTATCCACTTGAAGCGCTTCAGACACGAGCTGATGTTCTCCACCAAGATAGGCACCCACGTCTCCTTCCCGCTCGAGGGCCTGGATCTGCAGCCCTTCCTGGCCAAAGACAGTTCTGCACAGACCACCAACTACGACCTGCTGTCAGTCATCTGTCACCACGGCACTGCCAGCA GTGGCCACTACATAGCCTACTGCAGGAACGATGCCAACAATCTGTGGTATGAATTCGATGACCAAAGTGTGACCGAGGTGTCAGAATCCTGCGTCCAGAATGCTGAAGCTTATGTGCTCTTCTATAA AAAGAGCAACGAGGAAGCGCTGAAGGAACGTAGGAGGGTGTCGGGTTTATTCAGCATGATGGAGCCCAGCCTTCTGCAGTTCTACATCTCCCGCCAGTGGCTTAACAAGTTCAAGACCTTCGCTGAGCCGGGGCCCATTTCCAATGACGACTTCCTGTGTTCGCATGGAG GTGTGCCACCCAACAAAGCAACGTTCATCGATGACCTGGTGATAATGCTGCCACAGAACGTGTGGGATCACCTTTATAGCAG GTATGGAGGGGGACCAGCCGTCAACCACCTGTACGTTTGCCACACGTGCCAGGTCGAGATAGAAAAACTGGAGAAACGGCGGAAGTCGGAGCTGGACATGTTCGTCCGG TTGAACAAGGCGTTCCAGGAGGAGGAGTCTCCGGTGGTCATATACTGCATCAGCATGCAGTGGTTCCGGGAGTGGGAGGGCTTTGTCAAAGGAAAAGACAACG ATCCCCCAGGAGCCATTGATAATTCCAAGATAACAGTAAACAAGAACGGCCATTTAACACTCAAACAAg GAGCTGACTCGGGGCAGATCTCCGAAGAGACGTGGAACTTCCTCCACTCCATCTACGGAGGCGGTCCGCTGGTGACGGTGCGGCCAAACGTCACCCACCAGGAAGCCGAGTCGTCACAGTCCGAGGAAAAGATCGAGATGGAGACGCGCTCTGTTTAA